A single region of the Arthrobacter sp. PAMC25564 genome encodes:
- the argS gene encoding arginine--tRNA ligase — MVTPRVQAAIASAFGEEFRGTDPVIRPSQFADIQINAAMALAKKVGLPPREAAARIVDALDLDGVCTTVEISGPGFINLTFDGTWIEELLNAQASTAAGATAADEPTAEPQRVVVDYSSPNVAKEMHVGHLRTTVVGDSLVKVLEALGDTVIRQNHIGDWGTPFGMLIEHWLEIGEDSPEAALLVEDPSAFYQAARAKFDASATDEDGFATRARLRVVALQGGDAETFAVWQRLVAQSKRYFNAIYAVLGISLTDDHIAGESSYDAHLAQLCQELEERGIARISDGALCTFPAGFTGRDGAPLPLIIRKSDGGYGYGTTDLATIRYRVRELEADRVLYVVGAPQNVHLRMVMASARDAGWLPDTVEAVHVQIGNVLGEDGKILKSRSGTPVKLMALLEEAVDRARAVIDASRPELTDEERAVTARQVGIGAVKYADLSVGHDTEYVFDFDRMLALTGNTGPYVQYAAARIRSILRKAGVLEQHLGTGSGPTAAAAAGMAGHETAAGGTAAQGTAPAAAIAVVEPAERALALHLLEYGATLQKVGELLEPHRLCTYLFELAQLFTSFYDQCPVLKAEESVRESRLALCSLVLRRLSGGLELLGIETPENM, encoded by the coding sequence ATGGTTACCCCCAGAGTCCAGGCAGCTATTGCCAGCGCGTTCGGCGAGGAGTTCCGCGGGACGGACCCGGTGATCCGGCCCTCACAGTTCGCGGACATCCAGATCAACGCCGCCATGGCACTCGCCAAGAAGGTCGGACTGCCGCCGCGGGAGGCCGCCGCGAGGATCGTGGACGCCCTGGACCTGGACGGCGTCTGCACCACCGTGGAAATCTCCGGGCCGGGCTTCATCAACCTCACCTTTGACGGCACCTGGATCGAGGAACTGCTCAACGCGCAGGCGTCCACGGCCGCCGGTGCCACCGCGGCGGACGAGCCGACGGCGGAACCGCAGCGCGTCGTCGTCGACTATTCCTCCCCGAACGTCGCGAAGGAAATGCACGTCGGCCACCTGCGCACCACGGTGGTGGGCGACAGCCTCGTCAAGGTCCTTGAGGCGCTGGGGGACACCGTCATCCGGCAGAACCACATCGGCGACTGGGGCACCCCGTTCGGCATGCTGATCGAACACTGGCTCGAGATCGGCGAGGACTCCCCGGAGGCGGCCCTGCTGGTGGAGGACCCCAGCGCCTTCTACCAGGCGGCCCGGGCCAAGTTCGACGCGTCCGCCACCGACGAGGACGGCTTTGCCACCCGGGCCCGGCTCCGCGTGGTGGCGCTGCAGGGCGGCGATGCGGAGACCTTCGCCGTCTGGCAGCGGCTCGTGGCGCAGTCCAAGCGCTACTTCAATGCCATCTATGCCGTCCTGGGCATCAGCCTCACCGATGACCACATCGCCGGCGAGAGTTCCTACGACGCGCATTTGGCACAGCTGTGCCAGGAACTTGAGGAACGCGGCATCGCGCGGATCAGCGACGGCGCCCTCTGCACCTTCCCCGCCGGCTTCACCGGCCGCGACGGGGCGCCGCTGCCGCTCATCATCCGCAAGTCCGACGGCGGCTACGGCTACGGCACCACCGACCTCGCCACCATCCGCTACCGGGTCCGCGAACTGGAGGCGGACCGCGTCCTGTACGTCGTCGGCGCGCCGCAGAACGTCCACCTGCGCATGGTCATGGCCAGCGCCCGCGACGCCGGCTGGCTGCCGGACACCGTGGAGGCCGTGCACGTGCAGATCGGCAACGTCCTGGGCGAGGACGGGAAGATCCTCAAGTCCCGCTCCGGCACCCCGGTCAAACTCATGGCCCTCCTGGAGGAGGCGGTGGACCGCGCCCGCGCCGTCATCGACGCCAGCCGTCCCGAGCTCACCGATGAGGAACGCGCCGTGACGGCCCGCCAGGTGGGCATCGGCGCCGTCAAGTACGCCGACCTCTCCGTGGGGCACGACACCGAATACGTCTTCGACTTCGACCGGATGCTGGCCCTGACCGGCAACACCGGACCCTATGTCCAGTACGCGGCGGCCAGGATCCGCTCCATCCTGCGCAAGGCCGGCGTGCTGGAACAGCACCTCGGGACCGGGAGCGGCCCGACGGCGGCCGCCGCGGCGGGAATGGCCGGGCATGAAACAGCGGCCGGGGGAACGGCGGCGCAGGGAACGGCGCCCGCGGCGGCGATCGCCGTCGTCGAACCCGCGGAACGCGCGCTCGCCCTGCACCTGCTCGAATACGGCGCCACCCTGCAGAAGGTGGGGGAGCTGCTCGAACCGCACCGGCTGTGCACCTACCTGTTCGAGCTCGCCCAGCTCTTCACCTCCTTCTACGACCAGTGCCCCGTGCTGAAGGCCGAGGAATCCGTCCGGGAATCGCGGCTCGCCCTGTGCTCGCTGGTGCTGCGCCGGCTTTCCGGCGGCCTGGAACTGCTGGGCATCGAGACGCCGGAGAACATGTGA